In the genome of Paenibacillus pabuli, one region contains:
- a CDS encoding DoxX family protein, with product MNRSVEIGLFFSRIMIGLIFVLHGWSKFEGGISGTVGFFESIGVPGFLASVVAIIELAGGTAMILGLGTRVFAALFIAVMAGALLTAKAGAPFLNGTELDYMLLAGSLTLLFTGSRFLAVDHLFSRQGNARQNVSA from the coding sequence ATGAATAGAAGTGTGGAGATTGGCTTGTTTTTCTCGAGGATCATGATCGGACTTATTTTTGTATTACACGGGTGGAGCAAATTTGAAGGTGGAATTAGCGGTACAGTGGGTTTCTTCGAAAGTATCGGCGTTCCCGGATTTCTGGCATCGGTTGTAGCCATCATTGAGCTGGCGGGTGGCACAGCAATGATTCTGGGATTGGGAACACGTGTATTTGCAGCACTGTTTATCGCAGTGATGGCTGGTGCCCTGCTCACTGCAAAAGCGGGAGCGCCTTTCCTCAATGGTACAGAGCTGGATTACATGCTCCTTGCGGGTTCATTGACGTTGTTGTTTACAGGCAGTCGTTTTCTGGCGGTGGATCATTTGTTCTCCAGACAAGGGAACGCTCGCCAGAATGTGAGTGCTTGA
- a CDS encoding radical SAM protein — protein MITFLSKPLLFKTESAHYCFDNSTRIVIPLQQKEKDFLQRIDCGSQVENSYFLHNNLKSLLAKIKKYNLFQTDFHMPYIDKAYIENKLETEGIAHLCLIVTDSCNLRCKYCIYSDHYLFTKGYSNKFMDSSTAFKAVDYFMHVNLKSIQNNPNLSISLGFYGGEPLLNWELMKGTVEYVRNKYTEFFKNINFSLTTNASLLTESKIRYMLENNFSISVSLDGDRENHDRNRVTLNNKGTFDLVFKKLNLLEKMYREYLDKGDTPLPYGILVTFDNLTHFKQLDDFFEENKEMDIRIQRVNRVSDLNTEYYNGVSQSDQSHLKERERFIRDLIEASKCERFESEATNFSKTILKSIIFEPMMNLAYNDNLMRGGCIPGIHKLAVDSDGKFHMCEKINPHYPVGDVNTGLDFSMQAKYMNQFFESLSECNNCNLKNICNLCYVTTETDGNGFKLKENFCRKFREGILNSLSTYYSIMETNPNLFMEIRE, from the coding sequence ATGATTACATTTCTATCTAAACCGCTACTTTTTAAAACAGAGAGTGCTCATTATTGTTTTGATAACAGCACGAGAATTGTAATACCTTTACAACAAAAAGAAAAAGATTTTTTGCAAAGGATAGATTGTGGATCTCAAGTTGAGAATTCGTACTTTCTTCATAATAACCTCAAAAGCCTGCTGGCTAAAATTAAGAAGTACAATCTATTTCAAACGGATTTTCACATGCCTTACATAGACAAAGCATACATTGAAAACAAACTGGAGACAGAGGGAATTGCCCATTTATGTCTTATAGTTACAGATTCCTGTAATTTAAGATGTAAGTATTGTATCTACTCTGACCATTACCTTTTTACAAAAGGCTATTCAAATAAGTTTATGGACTCTTCTACTGCCTTCAAAGCAGTGGATTATTTTATGCATGTAAATCTAAAGAGTATTCAAAATAACCCCAATCTAAGTATTTCTCTCGGATTCTATGGAGGAGAACCACTGTTAAATTGGGAATTAATGAAAGGAACTGTTGAATATGTGCGAAATAAATATACGGAATTTTTTAAGAATATTAACTTCTCGTTAACAACAAACGCTTCCTTGCTAACTGAGTCCAAGATACGTTATATGTTGGAGAATAATTTTTCAATATCAGTTAGTTTAGATGGTGATCGTGAAAATCATGATAGGAATAGAGTTACGCTTAACAATAAGGGAACCTTTGATTTGGTCTTCAAAAAATTGAATTTATTAGAGAAAATGTATAGAGAATACTTAGACAAAGGAGATACACCACTCCCTTATGGAATTCTAGTTACTTTTGACAATTTGACTCATTTTAAACAATTGGATGATTTTTTTGAAGAAAACAAAGAAATGGATATCCGCATTCAGAGAGTTAATAGGGTAAGTGATTTAAATACTGAGTACTATAATGGAGTATCCCAGTCAGACCAGAGTCATCTGAAAGAAAGAGAGCGATTCATTAGAGATTTGATTGAAGCTAGTAAGTGTGAAAGGTTTGAATCTGAGGCAACAAATTTTTCAAAAACTATATTGAAAAGTATTATATTTGAACCGATGATGAATCTCGCCTACAACGATAATCTCATGCGAGGAGGTTGTATACCAGGTATTCATAAACTTGCTGTAGACTCTGATGGGAAGTTTCACATGTGTGAAAAGATTAATCCGCATTATCCTGTTGGAGATGTCAATACAGGTTTGGACTTCTCAATGCAGGCTAAATATATGAACCAGTTTTTTGAAAGCCTCAGTGAATGTAATAATTGCAACCTGAAGAACATATGTAATCTGTGCTATGTTACAACGGAAACAGATGGTAATGGCTTTAAACTTAAGGAAAATTTTTGCAGGAAATTTAGGGAGGGTATTCTAAATTCTTTGTCTACTTATTATTCAATCATGGAGACTAATCCAAATCTGTTCATGGAAATAAGAGAGTAG
- a CDS encoding pirin family protein codes for MINVIPADARSSFDRGWLRGSHSFSFGEYQDPENTAFGPMRVANDDVIAPGRGFGAHPHSDMEIVSIVLNGKLRHEDNLGNVAVTSFGGIQRMSAGSGMIHTEHNASDSEEVRILQLWFMPHTKGLEPSYETTSFDPDALAGALVPVVSPEGGPRIASIHQDMTIYLGRLAKGEALTYEQANDRRMYIFTIEGKLGLNGEHSLNEGDTARVEQTTSMRLEASENAFYMLIDLP; via the coding sequence ATGATTAATGTCATTCCAGCCGATGCCCGCTCCAGCTTCGATCGGGGCTGGCTGCGCGGCAGTCACAGCTTTTCCTTTGGTGAATACCAGGACCCGGAGAATACTGCGTTTGGGCCCATGCGGGTCGCCAACGACGATGTAATTGCCCCGGGTCGTGGTTTCGGAGCACACCCGCATAGTGATATGGAGATTGTGTCCATCGTACTGAACGGGAAATTGCGTCATGAAGATAACTTGGGCAATGTGGCTGTTACATCATTCGGGGGAATTCAGCGCATGTCAGCAGGCAGTGGCATGATTCATACCGAACACAATGCCTCCGATTCTGAAGAAGTACGTATATTACAGCTCTGGTTCATGCCTCATACGAAAGGGCTTGAGCCGTCTTACGAGACGACTTCGTTTGATCCAGATGCACTCGCGGGAGCGCTTGTACCCGTGGTATCCCCTGAAGGTGGGCCGCGTATTGCATCCATCCATCAGGATATGACGATCTATCTTGGTCGCTTGGCTAAAGGTGAAGCTTTAACATATGAGCAGGCCAATGATCGCCGCATGTACATTTTTACCATTGAAGGCAAGCTTGGCTTGAACGGTGAGCATTCATTGAATGAAGGTGACACGGCTCGTGTGGAACAGACCACATCCATGAGGCTGGAAGCGAGCGAGAATGCATTCTATATGTTGATCGACTTACCTTAA
- a CDS encoding huazacin family RiPP peptide: MRGVLSVAVLFCQVKCVGTCAAACAADLVSPVADVFGFAAGEARFFSM, encoded by the coding sequence ATGAGAGGAGTGTTAAGTGTGGCTGTATTATTTTGTCAAGTGAAGTGTGTAGGTACCTGTGCAGCAGCTTGTGCTGCTGACCTAGTATCGCCGGTTGCAGATGTGTTTGGCTTTGCTGCAGGGGAAGCAAGATTTTTTAGCATGTAA